Within Celeribacter marinus, the genomic segment CGCCCCTGCCCCGATCACATGGTCGATCTCGATGGTGCGTTGGATCATGCCCGCGCCATTTGGCGAGAGCGATTGCAGCCCCTCAATCCACTGGGTGCCATCAAAACAGGCGTGAGCCCCCTGATCGACGACATAGGCGCGCATGCCTTGGGTGGCGGGGACAAACGCCCAACCTGCATTGACGTAGACGGCGATCTGGCCCTCGTGAGCTGCCCACGCGTTGACCGCGCCCGCGGGCACGCCGTAGGCATCCCCCTCGGATGCGGCCAGTGGCGGCGTTGTGATCGTGGTGGAGCCAAGAGCGAGTTGGACAAGCGCATCAAGGCGGGTCAATGCCTCGTTCACGGTGACATGTTTTTGCGCCTGCGAGGGGGCCAAAAGCGGCAGGTTCAGACGGGGTGTATCAGTCATTGATCAAGATCCTTGTGAATAGGCCCGCGCCGAAGCTTTCGGACACTTGAGCCACTTCGATGGTGAATGGCGCAGTCACGCCATCCGATGTCTGGTGCGCCGCCGCATAGGTCCACGCGGGCGACACCGTGATGTCGTCGCGCATCACGGCGCCGTCTTTGATGACACGGGTGGTGTAGATCTCGGACGCCTCGCCCAATGGCACCTCGACCGAGACCCAGCTGTCACCGTCAAGGCGCGTGCGGCGCACCCAGGTCACATTCAAATCCCCCGTGGCCGCATCACGCGCGGCGTGCAAATGGCACGGCGCATAGGGGCGCAACCCGATGCCGTCGAACGCCTCGGTGCGGTGTTTGTAACTGGGATCGGCAACCCCGCGCTGTGCGGGGCCGATGCGGTAGTGACGCGCCAAACCACGCGCCGATGAGGCAAGATCAATCTGCGACAAGGCTTCGTTGAGCAGGATCACGCGCGCCCCAATGGGCCATGTCGGCAAAGCGCCGTTTTCAAGCGCATCTGTCCCCGCCTGACCGCGCAAGCGCAGCGAAATGTCATAGGTCTGCGCGCCAACCAGTTCGGCATGCGCGAACTGGAACACTTCCCACTGCCCTGACGTCCCATCGCCGATTGCCACCGCATTTGCCCCGTTTAGAACGGCGTCCTCGGTGACAGAGGTGAGAGCGCCACGGGTGAGTTTGACCCCCAACGGCGCACCGCGATCCCAAAGGCCGGACACAGCAGGCTCCAACGCGGTTTGCGTCACGCCAAACGTGGCCCATGTGGGCAAAAGCGTGTTGAGCGTATAGCCCTCGTCGGACGCTGAGGCATAGACCGCTGCTGATCCGGGCCATGGATTGGCCACCGCTCCGACAAATGGCGCGTGCGGCACTTGGCTCTCGCTCAAAAGTGGAAGATCAAGGAACAGCGCAAACACCGGCACAGGGGCCGCAAAGGCGCGCGCCTCAACGATCTCTTCGGCGGCGTCCGATGGTTCAAGATTGGCCGGCTCGATGCGCACCGCTTCGACCTGACGCGCGGTGTCGAGCGTGGAGTGGTCAATGCGGTAGAGCGCCGGCCCTGCATCTTCCTCGATCTGGACCACATCGCCCGCGCCATATGCGCCCATCGACGGCGGCAGGACAAAGCGCGCCGTGTCACGCGCCACCCGCGATTGCGCAAGCCACCGTTCCACCACCTGTTTGCCCTCCGAACGGGTGAGCGCCAATGGCAGCTCCGAGAGCGACACAGTGCGAGCCTCTTCGTCGGGATAGATCGCCTCTTGTGTGCGCGCCGCAAAGGAGCCATCCGCCTCCACGAACGTCAGGCCCACACGCCCCGCCACCTCTGCCTCAGGGGCGCGGGTGCGCTCAATAATACCGTCGAGGCTATCAATGCGCGCCAGATTTGGCTCGTCCACCGTCACAGATGGCTTGCCGTTTTGCGTGCGAAAGATCAGTTTGCCCTCGCGCTCGATCGCGTCAAACCCGTAGGCCAGCATCAGCGGTTGCAACGCAGCACGCGCATCGGTCACATTGGGCACGCTATAGCCGCGCAACACGCCCCAAAGCGCGCTGACATCATAGTCGTGAACGCCCGAGCGCTCGCATATTTCGGCGACAACATCCGCCAAAGACCGCGACCCTGCGCGCCCGTTGAGCCAATGGCCCTTGGTATAGTTGATCCCGTCCGACCACACGGATGTGGCATTGGGAAAGGCGGGAAACGGCCGCGCATCCCATGCCCACACATACGCACGATCCATATCGATCATCGGCCCGCCGTACACGTCCGACACGGGGTTGTTGTCGGCATCATTCCAGTATTGCGTTTGCGCGCGCAGGTATTGCAGCTGGATGAAATCATCCCGCCGCCCGTTAGAATAGGCGGGCAGATCGCTTTCCGAGGACTTGGGGTCGAGGAACTTGTTTGGCTCGTTGGTGCCTTTATCGACGGCAGCACAGCCGATTTCGGTGAACCAAATCGGTTTCATCCGTGGCTCCCACGCGGAGGGCGTTTCAATGCGCACGCCGTCCACGCGGTTGTGGTGATCGTTCTGCCACCAGCTGCGAATATCCTTATACCGCCAGATCCAATCCTCGCCGTGTAGCCCGTCATAGATCGGTGTGCGAATTTGCGCCTCGGCGTGGTTTGGGTGGGCATAATACCAATCATACCCTTCTGCGCCCTCAATCCCCGCCTTGAGGTAGTCGAGGTTATAGATCGACCCATATGCGGCGTCCGCATGATCATCGCCCTCGCGCCAGTCCGAAATCGGCATGTAGTTGTCGATCCCGACAAAGTCGATGTTGGCATCGGCCCACAGCGGATCGAGGTGATAAAACAGATTGCCCTGATACTGATAGCCGAAATACTCCGACCAATCGGCCGCATAGCCGATCTTGCACTCCGGCCCCAAAATGGCGCGACAGTCCGCAGCCAAAGCGATCAGCGCATCCACAGCCGGAAAACCGCCCATCCCTTGGATCGTCGTCAAAGACCGCATTTCGGACCCGATGCAAAAACTATGCACCCCACCCGCAAGCGCACACAGATGCGCGTAATGAAGGATCATACGACGATAGGAATACTCGTTTGGCCCCGAGTAGCCCACGCGGTCGCCGTCTTGGGTGAAATCGTCCACCTGCGCGGTGCCAAAAAACGCGGCCACTTGCGCATCTGCGGCGGCGGTCGCGTTTGGACCACCCGCCACACCGGGCGCGAGCGCGGCCGTTATCCGCCCACGCCACGGCAAATGCGGCTGTCCCGCAACGCCCGTCCACGGATCAATCAGCGTGTTACCCTGCATTTGATCCATCAAGATAAACGGGTAGAACATCACTTCACGATCCGCGTCTTTGAGCGCCACAATCGCCTCGATCACCGACTGATCGGTAGGCGTGCCCCCATACACCACACGGTCATCGGGCAAGCGCGGCAACACCTGCGCGGTGTCGCGGGTCAGACCCGAAACCGTCCACGGCATTTGTGTCCCATCAAGACTGTTTTGCTCGACTTTGGGCCGCAAACTGCACGACCCGCACCGCAGGTCATCGCCAAACCACGACACCACGAGAGAGGCGGCTTTGGCATTGGGCAACTCGCCCACCAGATCATCCAGTGCGGTGGCATAGTTGGTCAGACCCGAGGCCGAATGCACGTTCGTGCTTTCGACATTGCCCAAACCGTCCTCGAAATACACGGGCGTTGTGGCCAGCGCATATTCGCCCGTCCCCGGAATGATCGAGACACCTTTCACAATGGCATTCAGGTCTGGCTCGACACCCATCCCCGCTGTGGTGCCCGTGGCGACTTGTTCAGGGCGCACCACTTCGAATGTGAACTGGGGAACACG encodes:
- a CDS encoding DUF2793 domain-containing protein, producing MTDTPRLNLPLLAPSQAQKHVTVNEALTRLDALVQLALGSTTITTPPLAASEGDAYGVPAGAVNAWAAHEGQIAVYVNAGWAFVPATQGMRAYVVDQGAHACFDGTQWIEGLQSLSPNGAGMIQRTIEIDHVIGAGATSHVPFALPSQSVVFGVTGRVTTAIAGTATGFSLGVAGSVDRYGSALSMPQGSWLRGLTGAPVTYYSAEDLILTGEGGDFASGEIRIAVHCLQFAIPI
- a CDS encoding baseplate multidomain protein megatron; protein product: MATIVLSAVGGAIGASVGGGVLGLSSVVIGRAIGASIGARMDQRLMGAGSAVVESGKVDRFRFTGASEGAPIAQLYGRMRIGGQVIWATRFSEAVSTSSTSGGKGAPSTTTTSYAYSTSLAIALCEGAIARVGRIWADGQEISPNDLNMRVYTGAQDQLPDPKMEAVEGAGNVPAYRGIAYVVIEDLALAPYGNRVPQFTFEVVRPEQVATGTTAGMGVEPDLNAIVKGVSIIPGTGEYALATTPVYFEDGLGNVESTNVHSASGLTNYATALDDLVGELPNAKAASLVVSWFGDDLRCGSCSLRPKVEQNSLDGTQMPWTVSGLTRDTAQVLPRLPDDRVVYGGTPTDQSVIEAIVALKDADREVMFYPFILMDQMQGNTLIDPWTGVAGQPHLPWRGRITAALAPGVAGGPNATAAADAQVAAFFGTAQVDDFTQDGDRVGYSGPNEYSYRRMILHYAHLCALAGGVHSFCIGSEMRSLTTIQGMGGFPAVDALIALAADCRAILGPECKIGYAADWSEYFGYQYQGNLFYHLDPLWADANIDFVGIDNYMPISDWREGDDHADAAYGSIYNLDYLKAGIEGAEGYDWYYAHPNHAEAQIRTPIYDGLHGEDWIWRYKDIRSWWQNDHHNRVDGVRIETPSAWEPRMKPIWFTEIGCAAVDKGTNEPNKFLDPKSSESDLPAYSNGRRDDFIQLQYLRAQTQYWNDADNNPVSDVYGGPMIDMDRAYVWAWDARPFPAFPNATSVWSDGINYTKGHWLNGRAGSRSLADVVAEICERSGVHDYDVSALWGVLRGYSVPNVTDARAALQPLMLAYGFDAIEREGKLIFRTQNGKPSVTVDEPNLARIDSLDGIIERTRAPEAEVAGRVGLTFVEADGSFAARTQEAIYPDEEARTVSLSELPLALTRSEGKQVVERWLAQSRVARDTARFVLPPSMGAYGAGDVVQIEEDAGPALYRIDHSTLDTARQVEAVRIEPANLEPSDAAEEIVEARAFAAPVPVFALFLDLPLLSESQVPHAPFVGAVANPWPGSAAVYASASDEGYTLNTLLPTWATFGVTQTALEPAVSGLWDRGAPLGVKLTRGALTSVTEDAVLNGANAVAIGDGTSGQWEVFQFAHAELVGAQTYDISLRLRGQAGTDALENGALPTWPIGARVILLNEALSQIDLASSARGLARHYRIGPAQRGVADPSYKHRTEAFDGIGLRPYAPCHLHAARDAATGDLNVTWVRRTRLDGDSWVSVEVPLGEASEIYTTRVIKDGAVMRDDITVSPAWTYAAAHQTSDGVTAPFTIEVAQVSESFGAGLFTRILIND